One stretch of Chryseobacterium indologenes DNA includes these proteins:
- a CDS encoding MGMT family protein, whose product MDEIFKQQVYEVARLIPKGRVSTYGAIAKAIGYPNHSRHVGKAMGGCPEDVPAHRVISSSGTLSVPEFQKKLEAEGITVENLRIKGFKKLFWDPMNEL is encoded by the coding sequence ATGGACGAAATTTTCAAACAACAGGTGTACGAAGTGGCAAGACTTATTCCAAAAGGAAGAGTTTCTACGTATGGTGCTATAGCAAAAGCGATAGGCTATCCCAATCATTCCCGTCATGTTGGAAAAGCGATGGGCGGTTGTCCTGAAGACGTTCCTGCACACCGCGTCATTTCCAGCTCAGGCACCTTATCAGTTCCGGAGTTCCAAAAGAAGTTGGAAGCAGAAGGAATCACTGTTGAAAACTTAAGAATAAAAGGCTTTAAAAAACTATTCTGGGATCCAATGAATGAACTATAA
- a CDS encoding helix-turn-helix transcriptional regulator translates to MQKEKLRLIRKQKGYTQQQVADYIATDVSNYSRKESGDVRIVQDEWDKLARFLEVPVEDIYEDEAAAVVVNNDHPVFNDRSSSAGVITNQNNYDNIPGAVIENLQDYITLLKEENARLKEELKGSQSPSRAKK, encoded by the coding sequence ATGCAAAAAGAAAAATTACGTCTCATCAGAAAGCAAAAAGGTTATACTCAGCAGCAGGTAGCAGACTATATCGCTACGGATGTATCTAATTACAGCAGAAAAGAAAGTGGTGATGTAAGAATCGTTCAGGATGAATGGGATAAACTTGCCCGCTTCTTAGAAGTACCGGTTGAAGATATTTATGAAGACGAAGCAGCTGCAGTAGTTGTTAATAATGATCATCCTGTATTTAATGACAGATCCTCTTCAGCAGGGGTAATCACTAATCAGAATAATTATGATAATATCCCAGGGGCTGTTATTGAAAATCTTCAGGATTATATTACTTTATTAAAAGAAGAAAATGCGAGGCTGAAAGAGGAATTAAAAGGATCTCAAAGTCCTTCAAGAGCTAAAAAATAA
- the arfB gene encoding alternative ribosome rescue aminoacyl-tRNA hydrolase ArfB has protein sequence MKDFSKELSFKTSRSSGAGGQNVNKVETSVTVLWKVMASEFFNDDEKILIQEKLKNRINAEGFLFLTVSESRTQLMNKNKAVEKITEIVSKALIIPKKRTATKPSRTQKQKRLDNKKKLSDKKENRRFKF, from the coding sequence ATGAAGGATTTTTCAAAAGAGCTCAGTTTCAAAACTTCCCGCAGCAGTGGAGCAGGGGGACAGAATGTGAATAAAGTGGAGACTTCAGTAACGGTACTTTGGAAAGTTATGGCTTCTGAATTTTTTAATGATGATGAAAAAATATTGATTCAGGAAAAGCTTAAAAACAGAATCAATGCCGAAGGCTTTTTATTCCTGACTGTTTCTGAAAGCAGAACTCAATTAATGAATAAAAATAAAGCGGTTGAGAAAATAACAGAGATTGTAAGTAAAGCTCTTATTATTCCTAAGAAAAGGACTGCAACAAAGCCATCCAGAACTCAAAAACAAAAGAGGTTAGACAACAAAAAAAAGCTTTCTGATAAAAAAGAAAATAGAAGATTTAAATTTTAG
- a CDS encoding agmatine deiminase family protein, with the protein MNKLFTLTFILGFMYTMGQTYHFPEESSLHEGTWLQWPHHYQHGTTYRQRVEQTWIDMTKALQTGEKVHIIAYNADEKKRIIKLLEENKIPMKNVDFKIYPTDDVWIRDNGPIFVKDNKGNVLIEDWGFNGWGEKFDFENCDEIPQRIGKELGVKVIDLNEEMVNEGGSVETDGNGVLMACKSSVISQKKGATRNKDITQQEAEEMFETYYGVSKVIWLDGVTGLDVTDMHIDGFMKFVNPTTMITMNEDDLAELGLSDKDINTLYTASNTVGKEYKKVYLPATKNKVKTAYGKQLDEKGSYVNYYVANTVVLVPNYGDPNDQVANQIIQKQYPGRKVIGIDVRNLYENGGMVHCVTQQQPAGNFMKW; encoded by the coding sequence ATGAACAAATTATTCACCCTTACTTTTATATTAGGTTTTATGTATACTATGGGACAAACCTATCATTTTCCTGAAGAATCATCCCTTCATGAAGGAACCTGGCTGCAGTGGCCCCACCATTATCAGCATGGTACCACTTACCGCCAAAGAGTAGAACAAACCTGGATTGATATGACCAAAGCATTGCAAACAGGAGAGAAAGTTCACATTATCGCTTATAATGCGGATGAGAAAAAAAGAATCATCAAGCTTCTGGAAGAAAATAAAATTCCGATGAAGAATGTAGACTTCAAAATTTATCCTACTGATGATGTATGGATCAGAGATAACGGTCCTATTTTCGTAAAAGATAACAAAGGAAATGTACTGATTGAAGATTGGGGATTTAACGGCTGGGGTGAAAAATTTGATTTTGAAAACTGTGATGAAATTCCACAACGTATTGGAAAAGAATTAGGGGTAAAAGTTATTGACCTTAATGAAGAAATGGTAAATGAAGGAGGATCTGTAGAAACAGATGGAAACGGAGTATTGATGGCTTGCAAAAGCTCTGTTATCAGCCAGAAAAAAGGAGCTACCAGGAATAAAGATATCACTCAGCAGGAAGCCGAAGAAATGTTTGAAACCTATTATGGAGTATCCAAAGTGATATGGCTGGATGGAGTAACTGGATTAGATGTTACGGATATGCATATTGATGGTTTCATGAAATTTGTAAATCCTACTACCATGATTACCATGAATGAAGATGATCTTGCAGAACTGGGGCTTTCCGATAAAGATATCAATACTTTATATACAGCATCTAATACTGTGGGTAAAGAATACAAAAAAGTATATTTGCCAGCTACTAAAAATAAAGTAAAGACTGCTTATGGAAAACAACTGGATGAAAAAGGCTCTTACGTTAATTATTATGTTGCCAATACAGTAGTTTTAGTTCCTAATTATGGAGATCCTAATGATCAGGTGGCTAATCAGATTATTCAAAAGCAATATCCTGGTAGAAAAGTAATAGGAATAGATGTGAGAAACCTATATGAAAATGGAGGGATGGTGCATTGTGTTACCCAACAACAGCCTGCCGGGAATTTCATGAAGTGGTAG
- a CDS encoding AMP-binding protein, producing the protein MLIDFNNLNINQLSLHSEFEKKVKNFLKEWFSEGETVNVQTSGSTGVPKVFGIEKKKMINSAIMTCNFLGLKEGDSALLCLPVEYISGKMMIVRSMERKLRLIVNEPSLRPVENLDQEVDFCAMTPLQVENSLDKLHLIKNLIIGGAAVSESLKNKILQMNLDSSNRIFETYGMSETLSHIGLKKLMPEPEDYFTVFENVSISLDERGCLAIFAPNVNAELLITNDLVEIKNDKQFKFLGRIDNVINSGGAKIFPEELEKLVKKEITNEAIFVGLPDERLGQKLILIIEGNQSDEVVQKISIVPFEKNFHKPKEIIFVDKIPRTPNGKVNRMQLYKNITGNIE; encoded by the coding sequence ATGCTGATAGACTTCAACAATCTTAATATTAATCAATTATCCCTCCATTCGGAATTTGAAAAAAAGGTAAAGAATTTTTTAAAAGAATGGTTTTCTGAAGGAGAAACAGTAAATGTCCAGACTTCAGGTTCTACCGGAGTTCCTAAGGTTTTTGGGATTGAAAAAAAGAAAATGATTAATTCTGCAATCATGACCTGCAACTTTTTAGGACTAAAAGAAGGTGATTCTGCATTATTGTGTCTGCCCGTAGAATACATTTCAGGCAAAATGATGATCGTTCGCTCTATGGAAAGAAAACTTAGATTAATAGTGAATGAACCATCGTTACGCCCTGTTGAAAATCTGGATCAGGAAGTCGATTTTTGTGCGATGACTCCGCTTCAGGTGGAAAATTCATTAGATAAGCTGCATTTAATTAAAAATCTGATCATTGGAGGAGCTGCTGTTTCTGAAAGTCTGAAAAATAAAATTCTTCAGATGAATCTCGATAGCTCAAACCGTATATTTGAAACCTATGGAATGTCTGAAACACTTTCCCATATTGGTTTAAAAAAGCTGATGCCTGAACCGGAAGACTATTTCACTGTTTTTGAAAATGTTTCCATTTCTCTGGATGAAAGAGGTTGTCTGGCAATCTTTGCCCCTAATGTTAATGCTGAGCTATTGATAACGAATGATTTAGTTGAAATTAAAAATGATAAACAGTTTAAATTCCTAGGACGAATAGATAATGTAATTAATTCCGGAGGAGCAAAAATTTTTCCGGAAGAATTAGAGAAATTAGTTAAAAAGGAAATTACGAATGAAGCTATTTTTGTTGGTTTACCCGATGAAAGGCTGGGACAAAAATTGATATTGATTATCGAAGGAAATCAATCTGATGAGGTTGTGCAGAAAATTTCTATAGTTCCTTTTGAAAAGAATTTTCATAAACCAAAAGAAATTATTTTTGTGGATAAAATACCCAGAACTCCTAATGGAAAGGTGAACAGAATGCAATTGTATAAAAATATAACTGGAAATATTGAATAA
- a CDS encoding AraC family transcriptional regulator: protein MQANFSEIQKIIDHIEINFDREVTAHEIESMSHYSYRNFQRIFFKLFNETISGFQKRLRLENAYKKLIYTEDSLSEIAWQVGYFNIQSFSKAFKKQYFISPAEARKQKQDIFKEFLENHDANLKIEIKYKDVISVYCKFIKAKDYNNQEIDALWKEMEPDAEIFEAAYGIIRDQPLITSHSHCRYGAAVISDEEIKGLVKSEIFGRKYAKFTHLGPYGSILGTYRSFYQSWLSGKKFLLDNSDVIEEYEEAEVTHIYFPLYE from the coding sequence ATGCAGGCTAATTTTAGTGAGATACAAAAGATTATCGACCATATTGAAATTAATTTTGATAGAGAAGTCACTGCTCATGAGATAGAATCTATGTCTCATTATTCTTACCGTAATTTCCAGCGTATTTTTTTCAAGCTTTTCAATGAAACGATTTCCGGGTTTCAAAAACGTCTGCGTCTTGAAAATGCCTATAAAAAATTGATCTATACAGAAGACAGTCTCTCTGAAATTGCATGGCAGGTAGGGTATTTCAATATTCAATCCTTTTCAAAAGCATTTAAAAAACAGTATTTTATTTCTCCGGCCGAAGCCAGAAAACAGAAACAGGATATTTTCAAAGAATTTCTGGAAAACCATGATGCAAATCTGAAAATTGAGATCAAATATAAAGATGTCATATCAGTGTATTGTAAATTTATTAAGGCTAAAGATTATAATAACCAGGAAATTGATGCATTATGGAAAGAAATGGAGCCGGATGCAGAAATATTTGAAGCTGCCTACGGAATTATCCGGGATCAGCCTCTAATTACCAGCCATTCACACTGCAGATACGGTGCTGCAGTAATCTCTGATGAAGAAATAAAAGGACTGGTGAAAAGTGAAATTTTTGGAAGAAAATATGCGAAATTTACCCATCTAGGGCCTTACGGAAGTATTTTGGGAACCTATCGTTCATTCTATCAATCCTGGCTTTCCGGGAAAAAGTTTTTGTTGGATAACTCTGATGTTATTGAAGAATATGAAGAGGCAGAAGTCACTCATATTTATTTTCCATTGTATGAGTAA
- a CDS encoding deoxyhypusine synthase family protein, with translation MSKPITEFIEKYYLHFNAAALVDASKGYVAHLKDGGKMMITLAGAMSTAELGKILAEMIRQGKVDFISCTGANLEEDLMNLVAHSHYERVPHYRDLTAQDEWDLLERGLNRVTDTCIPEEEAFRRLQKHVVEIWKDAEAKGERYFPHEYMYKMILSGVLEQYYEIPRENSWMIAAAEANLPIVVPGWEDSTMGNIFASYCIKGELKATTMKSGIEYMTYLADWYTKNSAGKGVGFFQIGGGIAGDFPICVVPMLYQDMEMHDIPFWSYFCQISDSTTSYGSYSGAVPNEKITWGKLDITTPKFIVESDATICAPLMFSYILENS, from the coding sequence ATGAGCAAACCGATAACTGAATTCATAGAAAAGTATTACCTGCACTTCAATGCAGCTGCATTGGTGGATGCTTCTAAAGGATATGTTGCACATCTTAAAGATGGCGGAAAAATGATGATTACTTTGGCAGGAGCCATGTCTACTGCTGAATTAGGAAAGATTCTTGCTGAAATGATCCGTCAGGGGAAAGTAGATTTTATCTCTTGTACAGGAGCTAACCTTGAAGAAGATTTAATGAACCTTGTAGCACACTCTCACTATGAAAGAGTTCCTCATTACAGAGATTTAACAGCCCAGGATGAGTGGGATCTTTTAGAAAGAGGTTTAAACAGAGTTACCGATACTTGTATTCCTGAGGAAGAAGCTTTCAGAAGACTACAGAAGCACGTCGTTGAGATCTGGAAAGATGCAGAAGCTAAAGGAGAAAGATATTTTCCACATGAATATATGTACAAAATGATCCTTTCCGGAGTATTAGAGCAGTATTACGAAATTCCTAGAGAAAACTCATGGATGATTGCTGCAGCAGAAGCAAACTTACCAATTGTGGTTCCAGGATGGGAAGACTCTACAATGGGTAATATCTTCGCTTCTTACTGTATTAAAGGAGAGCTTAAGGCTACTACAATGAAATCAGGGATTGAATATATGACTTACCTGGCTGATTGGTATACTAAAAACTCAGCAGGAAAAGGAGTTGGATTCTTCCAGATTGGTGGAGGTATCGCAGGAGATTTCCCTATCTGTGTAGTACCAATGTTATATCAGGATATGGAAATGCATGACATTCCGTTCTGGTCTTATTTCTGCCAGATCTCAGATTCTACTACTTCTTACGGTTCTTATTCTGGAGCCGTTCCAAATGAGAAAATTACTTGGGGTAAATTAGATATCACTACACCGAAGTTTATCGTTGAAAGTGATGCAACAATCTGTGCACCACTGATGTTCTCTTATATCCTTGAGAATTCTTAG
- a CDS encoding ACT domain-containing protein, producing MKNLNPLLNKGKYVYCTVDDIDEIPFSKILFLFKETESITVVVKKEDAEALHLDFSYVASWITLEVHSSLSAVGLTAKFSQALSEAGISCNVVAAYFHDHIFVDEKDEVKAIEVLNALKG from the coding sequence TTGAAAAATTTAAATCCATTATTGAATAAAGGAAAATACGTGTATTGTACAGTTGATGACATTGATGAAATTCCTTTTTCTAAAATTTTGTTTTTGTTTAAAGAAACAGAAAGTATAACGGTTGTAGTCAAAAAAGAAGATGCAGAAGCTTTACATTTAGATTTCAGTTATGTAGCTTCATGGATCACTTTAGAAGTTCACTCCTCTTTGTCAGCTGTTGGGTTAACCGCAAAATTTTCACAGGCTTTGAGTGAGGCAGGAATTAGCTGTAATGTAGTGGCAGCCTATTTTCATGATCATATATTTGTAGATGAGAAGGATGAGGTGAAGGCTATTGAGGTATTGAATGCACTTAAAGGCTAA
- a CDS encoding HdeD family acid-resistance protein, whose translation MSILPFVVGFTLLFRSFQLLGFAFDLKSMKIMSWGNVALASVGGIIFSLLLIFNPIFTGISLVTLTGISFIFMGIASIMLALDLRKVKKIPGKVSQELRDKIRSIQDEIDDLKK comes from the coding sequence ATGTCTATTCTCCCGTTTGTAGTAGGGTTTACCCTATTATTTCGTTCTTTCCAGTTGCTGGGTTTTGCCTTTGATCTGAAAAGTATGAAAATCATGAGCTGGGGAAATGTAGCTTTAGCAAGTGTTGGAGGTATCATATTTTCTTTATTGTTGATCTTCAATCCCATATTTACAGGAATTTCATTGGTGACACTAACAGGAATTTCTTTCATTTTTATGGGAATTGCTTCAATTATGTTGGCTTTAGACCTTAGAAAGGTTAAAAAGATTCCTGGAAAAGTAAGCCAGGAGCTTAGGGATAAAATAAGATCTATACAGGATGAAATTGATGATCTCAAAAAATAA
- a CDS encoding outer membrane beta-barrel protein — translation MIKKLMLLGTISTSLFSIAQKVSFVPSVGYGWRVAETPSGFSKQEKDYIKGLKSGLHFDLSAYYHINNVGIGLKFSNYSASSNGMIAVNNSQRGTIYVPISTTDNITFMGTSIMYSNYNEPTKHKLFVDGSLGIISYTTKTGNVKGTGSSLGLDAGFGYQYALSDHIFIGPKLSMTAGTLTKMKINGTTMELGDAKEGLTRVSLSGVATFHF, via the coding sequence ATGATAAAAAAACTAATGCTGTTAGGAACTATTTCGACTTCTCTATTCTCTATTGCCCAAAAAGTTTCATTTGTCCCTTCCGTAGGATACGGATGGAGAGTGGCTGAAACACCTTCAGGATTTTCAAAACAGGAAAAAGATTATATCAAAGGTTTAAAGAGTGGGCTTCATTTTGATCTTTCTGCTTACTATCACATCAATAATGTTGGAATCGGACTTAAATTTTCCAATTACAGTGCATCAAGCAATGGAATGATAGCTGTAAATAATTCTCAAAGAGGTACCATCTATGTACCTATAAGTACAACAGATAATATTACCTTTATGGGTACATCTATTATGTATTCTAATTATAACGAACCAACAAAACATAAATTATTTGTCGATGGCTCATTAGGGATTATTTCCTATACAACAAAAACCGGTAATGTAAAAGGAACCGGATCCAGCCTGGGATTGGATGCAGGTTTTGGATATCAATATGCACTATCTGATCATATTTTTATAGGACCTAAGCTAAGTATGACAGCAGGAACGTTAACCAAAATGAAAATTAATGGAACAACAATGGAGCTAGGCGATGCAAAAGAAGGATTAACCAGAGTTTCTTTAAGCGGAGTTGCTACATTTCATTTTTAA
- a CDS encoding GreA/GreB family elongation factor — MSEHITVTTGICDAIKDTLRRKKVSIGEEKRLTDELRKAKQVLRRDLPEDIVTVNRKVTLKDHTLDFEHEYIFVPSTREKLKKNKHSILSNIALAVVGYKVGDIIDWPFRDGERKIEIVKVEAWEG; from the coding sequence ATGTCCGAACATATTACGGTAACTACTGGAATTTGTGATGCTATAAAAGATACACTCAGAAGAAAAAAAGTAAGCATCGGAGAAGAGAAAAGATTAACAGATGAATTAAGAAAAGCTAAGCAGGTATTGAGACGGGACCTGCCAGAAGATATTGTAACTGTTAATCGAAAAGTGACTTTAAAAGATCATACACTGGATTTTGAACACGAATACATTTTTGTACCCTCCACCAGAGAAAAACTTAAAAAGAATAAACATTCCATCCTTTCCAATATTGCTTTAGCTGTAGTGGGGTATAAAGTTGGAGATATTATCGACTGGCCATTCAGAGATGGTGAAAGAAAAATTGAAATTGTAAAAGTGGAAGCCTGGGAAGGATAA
- the htpG gene encoding molecular chaperone HtpG, which yields MTKGNINVSVENIFPLIKKFLYSDHEIFLRELISNATDATLKLKHLTSIGEAKVEYGNPKLEVKIDKEQKTLHIIDQGIGMTGEEVEKYINQVAFSGAEEFLEKYKDSAKDSGIIGHFGLGFYSAFMVAEKVEILTKSYKDDPAVRWICDGSPEFTLEETTDKTDRGTEIILHITEDSVEFLEEAKIRELLLKYNKFMPVPIKFGTKTHTLPLPEDAPEDAVAETEEVDNIINNPTPAWTIAPSDLTNEDYMKFYHELYPMQFEEPLFHIHLNVDYPFNLTGVLFFPKLSNNLNIDKDKIQLYQNQVFVTDEVKGIVPDFLMLLRGVIDSPDIPLNVSRSYLQADGAVKKISSYITKKVADKMASLINENREDYEQKWNDIKVVIEYGVVTEEKFAEKADKFTLYPTTDGKYFLWNELVEKITPAQTDKDNKLVVLYATNADEQHSYIQSAKDKGYEVLLLDSPIISHVIQKLETSKENVSFARVDADHINNLIKKDEPVISKLNETEKESLKKNVEEAIQDSKFTVQLEDLDSSDAPFTITQPEFMRRMKEMQATGGGGMFGMGGFPEMYNLVVNSNSELSNQILKTENAEEKESLIKYALDLAKLSQNLLKGKDLTDFIQRSYKQLEK from the coding sequence ATGACTAAAGGAAATATTAATGTATCTGTGGAGAATATTTTCCCACTTATTAAAAAATTTCTTTACAGTGACCACGAAATATTCTTAAGAGAGCTGATTTCCAATGCTACGGATGCTACTTTAAAGCTAAAACACCTGACAAGTATTGGTGAGGCAAAAGTAGAATACGGGAATCCTAAACTTGAGGTTAAAATTGATAAAGAACAGAAAACTTTACACATCATAGACCAAGGTATAGGTATGACCGGTGAAGAGGTTGAAAAATACATCAACCAGGTTGCTTTTTCCGGAGCTGAAGAGTTTTTGGAAAAATATAAAGATTCTGCAAAGGATTCAGGAATTATCGGACACTTCGGACTTGGGTTTTACTCTGCTTTCATGGTGGCTGAAAAAGTGGAAATCCTTACAAAATCCTACAAAGATGATCCTGCTGTAAGATGGATCTGTGACGGAAGTCCGGAATTTACTCTAGAAGAAACTACTGATAAAACAGACAGAGGAACAGAAATCATTCTTCACATTACAGAAGATTCTGTAGAGTTTTTAGAAGAAGCAAAAATCCGTGAGCTGTTATTGAAATATAACAAATTCATGCCTGTTCCAATCAAATTCGGAACAAAAACCCATACACTTCCTTTACCGGAAGATGCTCCGGAAGATGCTGTTGCAGAAACTGAGGAAGTGGATAACATCATCAACAACCCTACTCCAGCCTGGACCATCGCTCCAAGTGATCTGACTAATGAGGATTATATGAAGTTCTACCACGAACTGTATCCAATGCAGTTTGAAGAGCCTTTATTTCATATTCACCTGAATGTAGATTATCCTTTCAACCTTACAGGAGTTCTATTCTTCCCGAAATTAAGCAACAACTTAAATATTGATAAGGACAAAATCCAGCTATACCAAAACCAGGTATTTGTAACTGATGAAGTAAAAGGTATTGTACCAGACTTCCTAATGCTTCTAAGAGGAGTAATTGATTCTCCGGATATTCCATTGAATGTATCTCGTTCTTATCTTCAGGCAGACGGTGCTGTAAAGAAGATTTCTTCTTATATCACTAAAAAAGTAGCTGATAAAATGGCTTCTCTAATCAATGAAAACCGTGAAGATTATGAGCAAAAGTGGAACGACATTAAAGTAGTGATCGAATACGGAGTTGTTACCGAAGAGAAGTTTGCAGAAAAAGCTGACAAATTCACCTTATACCCAACAACAGACGGAAAATATTTCCTTTGGAATGAACTGGTAGAGAAAATTACTCCTGCACAAACTGATAAGGATAATAAGTTAGTAGTTCTTTACGCAACTAATGCTGATGAGCAGCACAGCTATATTCAATCTGCAAAAGATAAAGGATATGAAGTGCTTTTATTAGACTCCCCAATTATTTCACACGTTATCCAGAAACTGGAAACTTCAAAAGAAAATGTTTCGTTTGCAAGAGTAGATGCAGATCACATCAACAATCTTATCAAAAAAGATGAGCCTGTTATTTCAAAACTGAACGAAACTGAAAAGGAATCTTTGAAAAAGAATGTGGAAGAAGCAATTCAGGATTCTAAATTCACCGTTCAGCTTGAAGATCTTGACAGCAGTGATGCTCCATTCACTATTACCCAGCCTGAGTTTATGAGAAGAATGAAAGAAATGCAGGCAACCGGAGGTGGCGGTATGTTTGGAATGGGCGGTTTCCCGGAAATGTATAATCTGGTAGTAAACTCCAATAGTGAACTTTCCAATCAGATTTTAAAAACGGAGAATGCTGAGGAAAAGGAAAGCTTAATTAAATACGCTTTAGATCTGGCCAAGTTATCTCAGAATCTTCTGAAAGGAAAAGACCTTACAGATTTTATACAGAGAAGCTATAAGCAACTTGAAAAATAA
- a CDS encoding HdeD family acid-resistance protein, with amino-acid sequence MANLFQTLTNTVKHWYIPLIFGILFLICGFYVFSVPLATYVTLSIFFSVSFLFSGITEIFFSIQNSKSLQGWGVVSRKWTSDHSNWNLSDCISTDFNVYSPVCSRVYPIISFFPVAGFCL; translated from the coding sequence ATGGCTAATCTATTTCAAACACTTACCAACACAGTTAAACATTGGTATATTCCATTGATCTTTGGAATTCTCTTTCTGATTTGCGGATTTTATGTATTTAGTGTACCGTTGGCAACGTATGTAACACTTTCCATTTTTTTCAGTGTTTCATTCCTGTTCTCTGGGATTACGGAAATATTCTTCTCTATACAGAACAGTAAATCTCTTCAGGGGTGGGGGGTGGTTTCTCGTAAGTGGACTTCTGACCACAGCAATTGGAATTTATCTGATTGCATATCCACAGATTTCAATGTCTATTCTCCCGTTTGTAGTAGGGTTTACCCTATTATTTCGTTCTTTCCAGTTGCTGGGTTTTGCCTTTGA
- a CDS encoding DUF2268 domain-containing putative Zn-dependent protease (predicted Zn-dependent protease with a strongly conserved HExxH motif) yields MKHIFSFLFMGLFFISTVAQKRNFTVYIETSDIKNFWTAYDEVQKMNNEEQKISTFQKLYVDKATSGLKDFIQSRNFTSRQWIESFESKPKFWNSIRSKTENIQKDFKNIENLYQSFSRLYSGFSPPKIYFTIGNLKGGGMVINGNLIIGSELASSDKTVDYSELSKNYQDRMKINSGVIFLTAHELVHTQQNLKGTAANLLGLCLKEGSSDFIAELLTGKKVEAPYIDYGMQHQKSLWNDFQKEMNDEDFQNWLSNTTTVKDRPADLGYFMGYIITKRFYERSKDKKTALNSIMNLDFSNTKETEDFLEQSGYKTDIK; encoded by the coding sequence ATGAAACATATTTTTAGTTTCCTGTTCATGGGCTTGTTTTTTATTTCAACGGTTGCTCAGAAACGAAATTTTACTGTTTATATTGAAACTTCTGATATCAAAAATTTTTGGACAGCCTATGATGAGGTTCAGAAGATGAATAATGAAGAACAAAAGATATCCACTTTTCAAAAGCTATATGTGGATAAAGCAACTTCTGGACTAAAAGACTTTATTCAGTCAAGGAACTTTACTTCCAGGCAGTGGATTGAATCTTTTGAATCAAAACCAAAGTTCTGGAATTCTATTAGAAGCAAAACTGAAAATATTCAAAAGGATTTTAAAAATATAGAGAATCTTTATCAAAGTTTTAGTCGATTATATTCCGGATTTTCTCCGCCAAAGATTTATTTCACGATAGGAAACCTTAAAGGTGGCGGAATGGTCATTAATGGAAATCTTATTATTGGTTCTGAATTGGCATCTTCCGATAAAACCGTAGATTATTCGGAGCTTTCCAAAAATTATCAGGACAGGATGAAGATTAACTCAGGAGTAATTTTTCTTACCGCTCATGAACTGGTTCATACCCAGCAAAACTTAAAAGGAACAGCAGCAAATTTGTTAGGGCTCTGTTTAAAAGAAGGTTCTTCTGATTTTATTGCTGAACTGCTAACCGGGAAAAAAGTGGAAGCACCCTATATCGATTACGGAATGCAGCATCAGAAATCTCTATGGAATGATTTTCAAAAAGAAATGAATGATGAGGACTTTCAGAATTGGTTATCCAATACTACTACCGTCAAAGACAGGCCTGCAGATCTTGGGTATTTCATGGGATATATTATTACCAAAAGATTTTATGAAAGATCAAAAGATAAAAAAACTGCTTTAAACAGTATTATGAATCTGGATTTCAGCAATACAAAAGAAACAGAGGATTTTTTAGAACAGTCAGGATATAAAACCGATATAAAATAG